One segment of Pristis pectinata isolate sPriPec2 chromosome 3, sPriPec2.1.pri, whole genome shotgun sequence DNA contains the following:
- the zfp36l2 gene encoding mRNA decay activator protein ZFP36L2, with translation MSAALLSAFYDINDFLCNKNEKSLNNYNNFNSMLDKKAVGTPVTSFAPGFLRRHSTSNLQALANSSSSKYPSSSFPNIKESNNTAMLNKENKFRDRSFSESAERLHQQQHPPLSPLHLVQQQQQQQQQKQPGGGGGQVNSTRYKTELCRPFEESGTCKYGDKCQFAHGMHELRSLTRHPKYKTELCRTFHTIGFCPYGPRCHFIHNAEERRQAPTNNNAVNSFHQQQQQQHHPRPKLHHSLSFSGFPSASSGLESPLLESPTSRTPPPPCSSSSSAASSFVFCDELLSPTLPACANNAFTFSSQELSSLLTPLAIQTQQLAGGGGGSGGYSQQQSAGGCPPSPPYLLSHVQSCLRRLADSPVFDAPPSPPDSLSDRESYLSGSLSSGSLSGSESPSMDPGRRLPIFSRLSISED, from the exons ATGTCTGCAGCGCTTCTATCTGCCTTCTACGATATCAACGATTTCTTGTGCAACAAG aACGAAAAATCCCTGAATAACTACAACAACTTCAATAGCATGCTGGATAAAAAGGCAGTGGGGACCCCTGTAACAAGTTTTGCACCGGGATTTCTAAGACGGCACTCGACCAGCAACTTGCAAGCGCTGGCCAATAGCTCGTCCAGCAAGTATCCCAGTTCATCTTTCCCCAACATCAAGGAATCGAACAACACGGCCATGCTGAACAAAGAGAACAAGTTCCGTGATCGCTCGTTCAGCGAGAGCGCGGAGCGGCTTCACCAGCAGCAACATCCGCCACTTAGCCCGCTCCACCTtgtccagcagcagcagcaacaacaacagcaGAAGCAGCCAGGCGGAGGCGGGGGGCAGGTCAACTCGACCCGCTACAAGACGGAGTTGTGCCGGCCTTTCGAGGAGAGCGGCACCTGCAAGTACGGCGACAAGTGCCAGTTCGCGCACGGCATGCACGAATTGCGAAGCCTGACCCGCCACCCCAAGTACAAGACGGAGTTGTGCCGCACATTCCACACCATCGGCTTCTGCCCCTACGGCCCCCGGTGCCACTTCATCCACAACGCTGAGGAGAGGAGGCAGGCGCCGACCAACAACAACGCCGTCAACTCTTtccaccagcagcagcagcagcagcaccatccGCGACCCAAGCTTCACCACAGCCTCAGCTTCTCGGGCTTCCCCAGCGCCTCCAGCGGACTCGAGTCGCCGCTGCTGGAGAGCCCGACCTCCCGCACGCCCCCTCcgccctgctcctcctcctcctccgccgcCTCCTCGTTCGTCTTCTGCGACGAGCTGCTGTCGCCCACACTGCCAGCCTGCGCCAACAATGCCTTCACTTTCTCCAGCCAGGAGCTGAGTAGCCTGCTCACCCCGCTGGCCATCCAGACCCAGCAGCTGgccggtggtggtggaggctccGGGGGATACAGCCAACAACAGTCCGCCGGCGGGTGCCCGCCCTCTCCCCCTTACCTCCTGAGCCATGTGCAGTCGTGCCTGCGGCGACTGGCCGATTCCCCGGTGTTCGATGCCCCGCCGAGCCCACCGGACTCCCTCTCCGACCGGGAGAGCTACCTGAGCGGCTCGCTGAGCTCCGGTAGCCTGAGCGGCTCCGAGTCCCCTAGCATGGACCCGGGCAGGCGCCTGCCCATTTTCAGCAGGCTTTCCATCTCCGAAGATTaa